TTTGTATGGCACACTAAAGAAAGGCCAGCCAAACCACCCTGAACTCTTGAACTCTGACAATGGTCAAGCTGAGTTCATCACCTGTGCCCAAACCGTAGACAAATACCCATTGGTGATCGCCACCAAAGACAAATACCCCTTCCTGCTGAATTTGCCCGGCTCTGGACATCGGGTCTACGGTGAGATCTACAGGGTTGACCAGAAGATGCTGGAGTTTCTGGATGACTTTGAGGAATGTCCAGATCTCTACCAGCGCACCTCCATCCAGCTGGAGATCCTGAAGGAGAATGAAGAGTCTGGAGGAGTTGAGGAGGCTTTTGTTTACAGCAAAATTAATTATAAAGCTGACTGGCTCCACAAGCCCACATATAAACGTTATGATACCAACAGTGATTAAAGACATAAAGACAGGGCTACTGTACAGTGTTGCCAGCTCTTATGAGGTAAATACACACTTGACTCACTCACTatctttcagtttagtccctgatttattgaGAAGGGTATAAGCGGAGGTTGGAGCCAGCTCCAAGTAAGTGGACCGTCGGGCCCCAAGTGGGCTGTACACACCtagagtttttgtttatttaatgtcttATACATGACACGGAGTCCAAtgttgtgctttatgaatgtctacacctaccccaaccctaaacccaaccttacagtaacctgatgtgttttattaatatccgctccacctacaccacctaaacccaacctacttgtggtCACCCAACCTACTTGCAGTGTAATCCCTtccacttggaggtctccaggctgcagcgatacctacttggatttatcagtggtcgcctcAGAGGTATGATCCACTAATTAccttggcatatgttttatgtttacaacccagcactgggaaatgctcatacacactctctcattcacacacacgctcatacacttcAGCACAATTGTCCAATCCAATTTGATGCAGTTATTATTGATGTTTTGATCAAAGTGAACTTCAGAGAAACTTTAGTAATATAGTTTTCTGCTGGATCCCTGGACACGTATGGAaatgaacaagcagaaaaaacaGCTATAACAGAAagaataaaggagtgcaaaaccCCACCTTCAGATTTAAAGCCACTTATAAATGGCTATGTTTTTAAGAAATGGCAagctctgtttaaaaaaaaaataaaactttctgaAATCCAGCCTGTAGTAGGAagaaaatttaacattttttttaatccaacatACGATGGAGTTGTTTACAAGATGCTGTATTGGACACAGGAGACTCACTCATGGATATTTACTAAAAAGAGAAGTTCCCTCAAAATGTCAGTATTGCAACAAAGACCAAAGTGTTAAGCATATACTTTTGTAATTCCTTAGTTTTCATGAAATTAGGCTTTCAAGTAAGTGATAAGCAGAATTATTTACTTCCTGTAGCTTTATTTTTGTTGTGACAGAGAAAATGAGTAAACTAGCAATCGCAGTGGAATGTTTTGCATTCATTTGCATTGTACAACATTTTTTAaggacagaagaaaaaaaaaaagatttacagtgtttttcctttttttttaaactagaaataaaaaaatgacaaaaaatatatatttttttatatatataatatattttttaatgtttacaattgtTGTAATAACAGTAGCTCAACACAACTAATAATTCTATTATGGAAACTAGCTGTGTGATGCTTAACATTTTCATAACAATGTTCtgcttttttcaattttttattaagACAGTGAAATATTTGAGGGATGTTATACAGAGATTTGGAGGAGATAAAGTAAGGATGCACAGATATCAGTATCGGGTAGGTTGACACTTCATTATAATACTCGTATCAAACATGAAATGCCAAAACCACTCAACAGTAATTCACTACATGGAAGTGATTTGTTGTTCTACCTGACTTCATTGTGttcatgtattatatattaatatataatacttataataaatataataatacttattataaatattgtccttataaacaatccgtatataaaatacagtattaacAAATCCAtaggctactgaagaataaaccgAATATGCAATATAATCCTTGATTATATAATGTGTGAAGTCGTGGATGCGTGTCAGCACAAGGATAACTTATCTTTCATGCTTAATTATTAATCGATGCGAGGTTGTCAACAATGCgtgtatatttttggcttgtgatagccttctgttaaagatttttgtcttcatccttgctacaggaaaaaaaaaaaaaaacctcctttAAAATTAATTGCACTTTCATTGAAACCAAATCTAAGTAGTATCGGAATCAGTACTTGGTATCGgcgagtacacaaattaaaatgcTCATACTCGTATCAGTTTGTAAAAAAGTGGTACCGGTTCATCCCCAAGACAAAGTCTTGATCCATCCCTGAAAGTTTATTATCTGTTAATAAAAACAGTGTTACAAATGTTTCATATCAAAAAGCAGACATCTGAAAAGTGATTTACAGTCACCCTTTACCGTTTTATTTGCACGTGGTTGTTAATTTTGTAACCTGACTGTTCAGTTGGTGTTGTTTCACATATTAATTGTGTaccatgaaaataaatatgatttacgGCACTTTACTTTGCAAAGTAGCAGTTCTCAGGAACAATTTGCATGCTTAAACTG
This genomic stretch from Danio aesculapii chromosome 1, fDanAes4.1, whole genome shotgun sequence harbors:
- the LOC130220631 gene encoding gamma-glutamylaminecyclotransferase C-like; this translates as MTHVFLYGTLKKGQPNHPELLNSDNGQAEFITCAQTVDKYPLVIATKDKYPFLLNLPGSGHRVYGEIYRVDQKMLEFLDDFEECPDLYQRTSIQLEILKENEESGGVEEAFVYSKINYKADWLHKPTYKRYDTNSD